Proteins co-encoded in one Cricetulus griseus strain 17A/GY chromosome 1 unlocalized genomic scaffold, alternate assembly CriGri-PICRH-1.0 chr1_1, whole genome shotgun sequence genomic window:
- the Pdgfra gene encoding platelet-derived growth factor receptor alpha precursor (The RefSeq protein has 1 substitution compared to this genomic sequence): MGTSHQAFLVLSCLLTGLSLVSCQLLLPSILPNENEKVVQLNSSFSLSCFGESEVSWQHPMSEEDDPNVEIRNEENNSGLFVTVLEVVNASAAHTGWYTCYYNHTQTEESEIEGRHIYIYVPDPDMAFVPLGMTDSLVIVEEDDSAIIPCRTTDPETQVTLHNNGRLVLASYDSRQGFNGTFSVGPYICEATVRGRTFKTGEFNVYALKATSELNLEMEARQTVYKSGETIVVTCAVFNNEVVDLQWTYPGEVRNKGVTMLEEIKLPSIKLVYTLTVPKATVKDSGDYECAARQATKEVKEMKKVTISVHEKGFVEIKPTFGQLEAVNLHQVREFVVEVQAYPTPKISWLKDNLTLIENLTEITTDVQKSQETRYQSKLKLIRAKEEDSGHYTIIVQNDDDVKSYTFELSTLVPASILELVDDHHGSGGGQTVRCTAEGTPLPDIEWMICKDIKKCNNDTSWTTLASNVSNIITEFHRRGRSTVEGRVSFAKVEETIAVRCLAKNDLGTGNRELKLVAPTLRSELTVAAAVLVLLVIVIVSLIVLVVIWKQKPRYEIRWRVIESISPDGHEYIYVDPMQLPYDSRWEFPRDGLVLGRILGSGAFGKVVEGTAYGLSRSQPVMKVAVKMLKPTARSSEKQALMSELKIMTHLGPHLNIVNLLGACTKSGPIYIITEYCFYGDLVNYLHKNRDSFMSRHPEKPKKELDIFGLNPADDSTRSYVILSFENNGDYMDMKQADTTQYVPMLERKEVSKYSDIQRSLYDRPASYKKKSMLDSGDKNLLSDDDSEGLTLLDLLSFTYQVARGMEFLASKNCVHRDLAARNVLLAQGKIVKICDFGLARDIMHDSNYVSKGSTFLPVKWMAPESIFDNLYTTLSDVWSYGILLWEIFSLGGTPYPGMMVDSTFYNKIKSGYRMAKPDHATSEVYEIMVQCWNSEPEKRPSFYHLSEIVENLLPGQYKKSYEKIHLDFLKSDHPAVARMRVDSENSYIGVTYKNEDDKLKDWEGGLDEQRLSADSGYIIPLPDIDPVPEEEDLGKRNRHSSRTSEESAIETGSSSSTFIKREDETIEDIDMMDDIGIDSSDLVEDSFL; the protein is encoded by the exons ATGGGGACCTCCCACCAGGCCTTCCTGGTCCTCAGCTGTCTCCTCACGG GGCTGAGCCTCGTCTCCTGCCAGCTCTTATTACCCTCCATCCTTCCGAACGAGAATGAGAAGGTTGTGCAGCTGAATTCGTCCTTTTCTCTGAGCTGCTTTGGGGAGAGTGAAGTGAGCTGGCAGCACCCCATGTCTGAAGAAGACGACCCCAATGTGGAAATCAGAAATGAGGAGAACAACAGTGGCCTCTTTGTGACAGTGCTGGAAGTCGTCAACGCCTCAGCGGCCCACACCGGATGGTACACTTGCTATTACAACCACACTCAGACGGAAGAGAGTGAGATTGAAGGCAGGCACATTTACATCTATGTGCCAG acccagacatggcctttgTGCCATTAGGGATGACGGATTCTTTAGTCATCGTGGAAGAGGATGATTCTGCCATCATACCTTGTCGCACCACAGATCCAGAAACTCAAGTAACCTTGCACAATAATGGTAGGCTGGTGCTGGCCTCTTACGACAGCAGGCAGGGTTTCAACGGGACCTTCAGTGTGGGGCCATATATCTGTGAGGCCACCGTCAGAGGGAGGACATTCAAGACCGGCGAATTTAACGTTTATGCTTTGAAAG CAACGTCAGAACTGAATCTGGAGATGGAAGCCCGCCAGACTGTGTATAAGTCAGGGGAAACGATTGTGGTCACCTGTGCTGTCTTCAACAATGAGGTGGTTGACCTTCAGTGGACTTACCCTGGAGAAGTG AGAAACAAAGGCGTCACCATGCTGGAGGAGATCAAACTCCCATCCATCAAATTGGTGTACACTTTGACAGTCCCCAAGGCTACAGTGAAAGACAGTGGAGATTATGAATGTGCTGCCCGCCAGGCCACTAAGGAggtcaaagaaatgaagaaagtcaCCATTTCCGTCCACG AGAAAGGTTTTGTTGAGATCAAACCCACCTTTGGCCAGCTGGAAGCTGTCAACTTGCATCAGGTCCGAGAGTTTGTGGTGGAGGTGCAGGCCTACCCTACTCCCAAGATATCCTGGCTGAAGGACAACTTGACTCTGATTGAGAATCTCACTGAGATCACCACTGATGTGCAGAAGAGCCAGGAAACAAG ATATCAAAGCAAATTAAAGCTGATCCGGGCCAAGGAAGAAGACAGTGGCCATTATACCATTATAGTTCAAAATGACGATGACGTGAAGAGTTACACGTTTGAGCTGTCAACTCTAG TTCCTGCATCCATCCTGGAGCTTGTGGATGACCACCATGGTTCTGGCGGGGGACAGACTGTGAGATGCACAGCTGAAGGCACACCACTTCCGGACATCGAGTGGATGATCTGCAAGGATATTAAGAA ATGTAATAATGACACTTCATGGACAACTTTGGCCAGCAACGTCTCAAATATCATCACAGAGTTCCATCGCCGAGGCAGGAGTACTGTAGAGGGACGAGTGTCCTTTGCCAAAGTGGAAGAGACCATTGCAGTTCGATGCCTGGCAAAGAATGACCTTGGCACTGGGAACCGAGAGCTGAAGCTGGTGGCTCCTA CCCTGCGTTCTGAACTCACGGTGGCGGCTGCAGTGTTGGTACTGTTGGTGATTGTCATCGTTTCTCTCATTGTCCTGGTTGTCATTTGGAAGCAG AAGCCACGCTATGAAATTCGCTGGAGGGTCATTGAGTCTATCAGCCCCGATGGACACGAATATATTTATGTGGATCCAATGCAGCTGCCTTACGACTCCAGATGGGAATTCCCGAGGGATGGACTAGTGCTTG GTCGGATCTTAGGATCTGGTGCATTTGGGAAAGTGGTTGAAGGCACAGCCTATGGATTAAGCCGGTCCCAGCCTGTTATGAAGGTGGCAGTAAAGATGCTTAAAC CTACAGCAAGATCCAGTGAAAAGCAAGCTCTCATGTCTGAGCTGAAGATAATGACCCACTTGGGACCACACTTGAACATCGTGAACTTGCTGGGAGCCTGCACCAAGTCAG GTCCCATTTACATCATTACTGAGTACTGCTTCTATGGTGATTTGGTCAACTATTTGCATAAGAATCGAGATAGCTTCATGAGCCGGCACCCAGAGAAGCCAAAGAAAGAGCTGGACATCTTTGGATTGAATCCTGCCGACGACAGTACAAGGAG ttatgtgattttatcttttgaaaacaATGGTGACTACATGGACATGAAGCAAGCTGATACCACACAGTATGTCCCCATGCTCGAAAGGAAAGAAGTCTCTAAATACTCTGACATCCAGAGATCGCTGTATGATCGGCCAGCTTCCTATAAGAAGAAATCTATGCTAG ACTCAGGAGACAAAAACCTCCTTTCTGATGATGACTCCGAGGGTCTTACTTTGCTGGATTTATTGAGCTTCACCTATCAAGTTGCCCGAGGAATGGAATTTTTGGCTTCCAAAAAT TGCGTCCACCGGGACCTGGCTGCCCGCAACGTACTTCTGGCACAAGGGAAAATTGTAAAGATCTGTGACTTTGGCCTGGCCAGAGACATCATGCACGATTCCAACTACGTGTCAAAAGGCAGT ACTTTCCTGCCCGTGaagtggatggctcctgagagCATCTTTGACAACCTCTATACCACACTGAGTGACGTCTGGTCTTACGGCATTTTGCTCTGGGAAATCTTTTCCCTTG GTGGCACACCCTACCCTGGCATGATGGTTGATTCTACTTTCTACAATAAGATCAAGAGTGGATACCGGATGGCCAAGCCTGATCATGCCACCAGTGAAGT CTATGAGATTATGGTGCAGTGCTGGAACAGTGAACCTGAAAAGAGACCCTCCTTCTACCACCTGAGTGAGATAGTAGAGAATCTGCTGCCTGGACAATATAAAAAG AGTTATGAAAAGATTCACCTGGACTTCCTAAAGAGTGACCATCCGGCCGTGGCACGAATGCGCGTGGACTCTGAGAACTCGTACATTGGTGTCACTTACAAAAATGAAGATGACAAGCTGAAGGACTGGGAAGGTGGCCTGGATGAACAGAGACTGAGTGCAGACAGTGGCTACATTATCCCCCTGCCAGACATTGACCCTGTTCCAGAGGAGGAAGACCTGGGCAAGAGGAACAGACACAG CTCGCAGACCTCAGAAGAGAGTGCCATCGAGACTGGTTCCAGCAGTTCCACCTTCATCAAGAGAGAGGATGAGACCATTGAGGACATCGACATGATGGATGACATTGGCATAGACTCCTCAGACCTGGTGGAGGACAGCTTCCTGTAA